The genomic segment AGGCCATTACGCCCAGCGTGGCGGCTGCTTTGATGTGGTGACCGATGCCGCTGGTCAAATCATCGGCAGTGTGGGCCTGCAACCGCAAGGGGAGGGCCTCTGCGAATTGCGGAAAATGTACCTTCACCCCCAGTATCGAGGACTGGGCATCGGCAAAGCCCTGCTGCAACACGCCCTCACCCGTGCCACTGCGCTCGGGTTCACCGAAGTGCGCTTGGAGACCGCAGCGGTGCTGAAAGAGGCCGTCCGCATGTATGAAAAAGCTGGATTTGAACGCTATGAACCCGAACACTGCGCCGCCCGCTGCGATGCTGCCTATCGGCTACGTTTACCTTCCGACGTTTGAGCTCGATCACAGGCTTGTTGGCCGACGTGCCGAACCTCGACTGCCTCCAGCCTAACGAATGAAGTAACTCAAATTCTCCAACTCCACAGCCAGGTCCACACTGTTTACCACGACGTGTTCCGGCACATCCAAAACGGAAGGTGAGAAATTCAGCACGGCCTGGATGCCCGCGTCCACCATCTGATTGGTCACAATCTGGGCCGCGCTGGCGGGTACGGCCAGGATGGCCATCTTGACCTGATTCTGCCGGATAAAGTCCGTCATCTCGGTGATGGCCAGGATGGGAATGGCGAGGTCCGGCTGGCGCTTGGGGTTGACATCGAAGGCGGCGACGACTTCAAATCCTTCTTTACGGAAGCCACCGTAACGCAGCAGGGCAGAGCCTAAATTCCCCACGCCTACCAGGATTACCGGTTGCAGGCGATTGTGGCCGAGCACCTCGGAGATCGTGGCGCTGAGGACTTCCACATTGTAGCCTAGACCCCGCGTGCCGAACTGCCCGAAGTAAGCCAAGTCTTTGCGCAGTTGCGTCGGTTTCACGCCAGCCGCTTTGGCCAGCGCTTCCGAAGAGACAGTATCCACATCATTTTCGCGCAGCTTGCTTAAGCATCGCTGATAGATGGAGAGGCGATAAATAGATTTGCGGGGGATGTCTATTCTAGGCACTCGTGAAAATTCACGTTTCAGTGATTTTGTCAATCACTCTGCGCGGATCGCCCAGCGCAGTTTAGCCGGGGCGGAGCGTGGGTTTTGGTGCTGCTCACTCGGGGTCGCACGGATGACTTCACGGGCAGCGGTGCTGTATTGCCCCAGATGCAGCCCCTCTTGAAAGGCTTTTTTGACCCGCCGATCCTCGCCTGAATGGAAGGTGAGGATGGCCACCCGCCCTCCAGGTTTGAGGGAGGCGGGTAGGGCACGCAGCAGGCTATCCAGCACGGTAAATTCCTCATTCACAGCGATGCGGATGGCCTGGAAGACACGGCGCACGGTGGCATCCGCATCTTCGGCAGAAACGGTGCGCGGCAGTGCCTGACGGATGCTTTCAGCTAGGGCTTTAGTGCGGGTGAGCGGTGCCTGCCGCCCGGCTTTGCACAGGTGCTGGGCGATGAGCGCCGCGCGGGGCTCATCGGCATTTTCCTCCAGCAGGAGGGTGAGATTTTCAGGCGTCATCTCGGCCAGCCAAGCCGAGGCCGGTTTACCCCGCTGCGGGTTCAGGCGCATGTCCAGGGGGCCGTCATGTTTGAAGGTAAAACCGCGCGCCGGGTTATCAATCTGCATGGAGGACAGACCTAAATCGGCAAAGATGGCATCAGCTCCCTCTGCCCAACCTTGGTCGGCCAGGGCCTTCACCAGTCCGGCAAAGTTGCAGCGGCGGGCCGTGAAGCTGTCTTCCCCCATGCCATCCGTGCGCAAACGCGCGAGGGTGCGCTCCAGCTCGATGGGGTCCGCATCCAGGGACATCAGGTGCCCACCGGGTTGCAGCCGCTCCCACATCGCGCGGGTGTGCCCGCCATAACCTAGAGTGCAGTCCACCGCGCGCTGCCCCGCTTGCAGTTGCAGGCACTCCAGCACCTCTGTCACCATGATGGGGACATGCTGGCCAGCAGGGGTTTTGCCCGCAGCCAGGACCTTCGCGACTTCGTCCGGGTACTTATCGGCATTCAGCTCCTTGTACTTGTCCTCAAACCGACGCGGGTTTTTACCGCTGTAGCGTGGTCGGCGTTTGTGGACGGCAGGGGTGGGATCGGGCCCGGAGGGGGTGGCCTCAGAGTTCATTGTATTTCAGGTTGTTGCCCCGGGCTTTATCGGCCGGGTAGCGCAGTTCATTGCGCTCCAGTTTCGCCTGCATAGCCTCGGCCAGCGGGATGTTTAAATTGTGCGCCAGCTCAAAAAGCAGGATGCCCACGTCGGCGATTTCATCGGTGATCTCGGCTCGTTTTTCAGTGATGACCTGCTGAGTCTGGGCCTGGGTTTTCCAGACAAAGTGCTGCATCAGTTCCCCAGCCTCAGCGGCGATGGCCACGGCCATGTCTTTGGGATTGTGAAACTGCTGCCAGTCACGGGCATCGCGAAAGGCGCAGATGCGTTCAGTCAGGGCTTCGATGGTCATGCAGGCATCAAACACCGCATCCGGCCCGGCGTCCACGCAGAAGCATCGCCAAAAGCACAGCCAGGCGTTAGGATCATCACATGCTATTTCGTCTCTGCCTTTTCAGTCTGCTCTTGGCCGGGTGTGGCCCTGCCGTCAAACCTACGCCGCAGGCTCCGCGTACGTGGTCCTTGTTGGCAGGAGCCGCCGCCGCACAATGGCAGCAGGCGGGCATCCCGGACGAGGGGAAAATCCAGGTGGCGAATGGCGAACTCACCCTCGCCGCCGGGCAGCCCATGACCGGGGCCAAGTGGGTGGGCTGGACCCCCGACCTGCCGCAGACAAACTACGCCCTCACCTATGAAGCTCTGCGCGTGGAGGGAGGCGACATCTTTGGCATGGCTACCTTTCCCGTCGGCAGTCACCAGTCGCACGCCACCTTTGTCATCGGTGGCTGGGGTGGCACCGTCACCGGCATCTCCAGCATTGACTTCCAGGATGCCAATGAGAACCAAACACGGGCGGAGCAGCGTTTTGAAAACAACCGCTGGTACAAGG from the Prosthecobacter dejongeii genome contains:
- a CDS encoding GNAT family N-acetyltransferase, producing MPPDFTLRPATQADCEAVRTLVFSVLADYDLRVDPKTTDADLFDLEGHYAQRGGCFDVVTDAAGQIIGSVGLQPQGEGLCELRKMYLHPQYRGLGIGKALLQHALTRATALGFTEVRLETAAVLKEAVRMYEKAGFERYEPEHCAARCDAAYRLRLPSDV
- a CDS encoding redox-sensing transcriptional repressor Rex, whose translation is MPRIDIPRKSIYRLSIYQRCLSKLRENDVDTVSSEALAKAAGVKPTQLRKDLAYFGQFGTRGLGYNVEVLSATISEVLGHNRLQPVILVGVGNLGSALLRYGGFRKEGFEVVAAFDVNPKRQPDLAIPILAITEMTDFIRQNQVKMAILAVPASAAQIVTNQMVDAGIQAVLNFSPSVLDVPEHVVVNSVDLAVELENLSYFIR
- the rsmH gene encoding 16S rRNA (cytosine(1402)-N(4))-methyltransferase RsmH, whose amino-acid sequence is MNSEATPSGPDPTPAVHKRRPRYSGKNPRRFEDKYKELNADKYPDEVAKVLAAGKTPAGQHVPIMVTEVLECLQLQAGQRAVDCTLGYGGHTRAMWERLQPGGHLMSLDADPIELERTLARLRTDGMGEDSFTARRCNFAGLVKALADQGWAEGADAIFADLGLSSMQIDNPARGFTFKHDGPLDMRLNPQRGKPASAWLAEMTPENLTLLLEENADEPRAALIAQHLCKAGRQAPLTRTKALAESIRQALPRTVSAEDADATVRRVFQAIRIAVNEEFTVLDSLLRALPASLKPGGRVAILTFHSGEDRRVKKAFQEGLHLGQYSTAAREVIRATPSEQHQNPRSAPAKLRWAIRAE
- a CDS encoding nucleotide pyrophosphohydrolase, which codes for MTIEALTERICAFRDARDWQQFHNPKDMAVAIAAEAGELMQHFVWKTQAQTQQVITEKRAEITDEIADVGILLFELAHNLNIPLAEAMQAKLERNELRYPADKARGNNLKYNEL
- a CDS encoding DUF6250 domain-containing protein, which produces MLFRLCLFSLLLAGCGPAVKPTPQAPRTWSLLAGAAAAQWQQAGIPDEGKIQVANGELTLAAGQPMTGAKWVGWTPDLPQTNYALTYEALRVEGGDIFGMATFPVGSHQSHATFVIGGWGGTVTGISSIDFQDANENQTRAEQRFENNRWYKVRIEVRPEDLRAWVDDRIVVNASIKGRQVTLRSGFIDHCLPFGFATWNTKARVRAVHVEALRGD